Proteins from one Cryptomeria japonica chromosome 4, Sugi_1.0, whole genome shotgun sequence genomic window:
- the LOC131053762 gene encoding p-coumarate 3-hydroxylase-like codes for MGDVRTDPPSSSHEQSQRRIGESCGNGRESSRISLPQLKYLHAVVTETLRLHPPTPLMLPHASPDSSREIMGHFIPPNSHVMVNVWAVARDPNAWERPLEFDPDRFVDNPVNLDGRDFPIIPFGAGRRRCPGYNLGLRMIQFALASFVHAFDWSLPPGEEAQDLDMSEKYELSIHRKVPLTLFATPRLPTHLYKTLQ; via the coding sequence ATGGGCGATGTCCGAACTGATCCGCCATCCTCATCTCATGAACAAAGTCAGAGACGAATTGGAGAGAGTTGTGGGAACGGAAGAGAGAGTAGCAGAATCTCTCTTCCTCAGCTGAAATATTTACATGCAGTTGTGACAGAAACTCTTCGACTGCATCCTCCAACGCCGCTTATGCTTCCTCACGCATCTCCAGACAGTTCAAGGGAAATAATGGGGCATTTCATTCCCCCGAATTCTCATGTGATGGTGAATGTGTGGGCCGTAGCAAGAGATCCAAATGCGTGGGAGAGGCCACTGGAATTTGATCCCGATCGCTTTGTGGACAATCCCGTTAATCTGGATGGACGAGATTTTCCAATAATACCGTTCGGGGCAGGGCGAAGAAGGTGTCCAGGGTATAATCTGGGCCTTCGTATGATTCAATTTGCGCTTGCAAGCTTTGTTCATGCATTTGATTGGTCGCTTCCACCTGGTGAAGAAGCCCAAGATTTGGACATGAGTGAGAAATATGAACTCTCAATTCACAGGAAAGTTCCTCTCACTCTCTTTGCCACTCCACGGTTGCCCACTCACCTTTATAAGACCTTACAATAA